From Bacteriovorax sp. BAL6_X, the proteins below share one genomic window:
- a CDS encoding response regulator, which translates to MKFLFVEDEVELVELYQYMFDRIGLDYEVAYNGEEALEKVKNGKFDFIFSDIRMPKMNGIDFLKNLIIEGLDFKKFIFVTAHQEVSLDEVKELGAHDILYKPIRHQVFMDYIQELQA; encoded by the coding sequence TTGAAATTTTTATTTGTCGAAGATGAAGTTGAATTAGTAGAGCTCTATCAATATATGTTTGATCGTATCGGTCTCGATTATGAAGTCGCCTATAATGGTGAAGAGGCCCTTGAAAAAGTAAAAAATGGAAAATTTGATTTTATTTTTTCAGATATACGTATGCCTAAAATGAATGGTATCGACTTCTTAAAAAATTTAATAATCGAAGGCCTAGACTTTAAAAAATTTATTTTTGTGACGGCCCACCAAGAAGTCTCTCTTGATGAAGTAAAAGAGTTAGGTGCTCATGACATTCTCTATAAGCCAATTCGTCATCAAGTCTTTATGGATTATATTCAAGAATTACAAGCATAA
- a CDS encoding MoxR family ATPase, with protein MSVINEFHNIQTQLNNRIIGQEEIVEKIILAVLCNGNVLLEGNPGTGKTTTVKHLASLIGANLGRIQFTPDLLPSDVVGSELYLTDESGKGHIEFSKGPVFNNLLLADEINRAPSKVQSALLEAMEERQVTVNGLTYKLPQLFMVLATQNPIEQDGTYPLPEAQLDRFIFKLILNYPSKENEMKIMQLIREQYQAPEVRSIINEETIFSARNEIQKIKTSPSIDQYIVDIVDATRSSNKLPIETQKYLSMGLSTRTSLSLDIAAKAKAWLSGSEFVNPDHIRSIIKPVLRHRLYISYEAIADGVSADNIIDQIIDSVAIL; from the coding sequence ATGTCTGTTATTAATGAATTTCACAATATACAAACTCAATTAAATAACCGAATTATTGGCCAAGAAGAGATAGTTGAAAAGATTATTCTTGCTGTTCTTTGTAATGGAAATGTTCTCCTCGAAGGAAATCCTGGAACTGGTAAAACTACTACAGTTAAACATCTTGCGAGTCTAATTGGCGCTAATTTAGGTCGTATTCAATTTACACCTGATCTACTTCCATCTGACGTTGTAGGTTCGGAGTTGTACTTAACTGATGAGTCAGGCAAGGGACATATCGAATTTAGTAAAGGTCCTGTTTTTAACAACCTTCTTTTGGCCGATGAAATTAACCGTGCTCCTTCGAAAGTACAATCAGCTCTACTCGAGGCGATGGAAGAGAGACAAGTAACGGTTAATGGCCTGACATATAAATTACCGCAACTCTTTATGGTTCTAGCAACCCAAAACCCAATTGAACAAGATGGGACTTATCCACTTCCTGAAGCACAATTAGATCGTTTCATATTCAAACTCATTTTAAATTATCCGAGTAAAGAAAATGAGATGAAGATTATGCAATTAATTAGGGAGCAATATCAAGCACCAGAAGTTAGAAGCATTATTAATGAAGAAACTATTTTTTCTGCAAGAAACGAAATTCAAAAGATTAAGACATCCCCATCTATTGATCAGTATATTGTCGATATAGTTGATGCAACAAGAAGTAGTAATAAACTTCCAATAGAGACACAAAAGTACCTCTCGATGGGCCTAAGTACACGTACATCATTGTCTCTAGATATAGCTGCTAAAGCAAAGGCGTGGCTCTCTGGTAGTGAATTTGTTAACCCTGATCATATTAGGTCTATTATAAAACCTGTACTTAGACACCGTTTATATATCAGTTATGAGGCCATAGCAGATGGTGTGTCGGCAGATAATATCATTGATCAGATCATCGACTCAGTCGCTATTTTGTAA
- a CDS encoding peptide chain release factor 3 — MEDLKRATFAIISHPDAGKTTMTEKLLWFGQVVRSVGMVKSKQGNYAKSDWMEMEKERGISITSSVMSFPYNERAMHLLDTPGHKDFSEDTYRTLTAVESVLMMIDSAKGVETQTKKLMEVCRMRDTPIVSFCNKFDRDALDPFELIDDVEKTCSIQCVPMTWPIGSGVDFKGVYDLRNKTIMSFKDAEDPFSPKIIDASDLSASHIKEFVGEALLEKLEEDLMMISELMPEFNEEEFLAGIMTPMYFGSALNNFGVKEVLDTFSRYAPGPGKREVITAPIENGETRSVDPSEKKFSGFVFKIQANMDKKHRDRVAFIRVCSGRFERGQKVTLARTGKEIKIATPLIFQAQDREITEYAIPGDIIGIHDSGKLQIGDTFTEGEIMQFTGIPSFAPELFKRVLLKDPMKGKQLDKGLQQLSEEGSVQLFRRHNSTEKILGAVGALQFEVVQRRLEDEYNVKGEYEGFPYNGIRWIKFPSEKIKDEFISRYSANIAFDIKDRPCFIYRTEWDLKLATEKFEDVEFFKTNDFK; from the coding sequence ATGGAAGATTTAAAAAGAGCGACCTTTGCTATTATTTCTCACCCAGATGCGGGTAAAACAACAATGACAGAAAAGCTTTTATGGTTTGGTCAAGTTGTTCGAAGCGTAGGTATGGTTAAGAGTAAGCAAGGTAATTACGCAAAATCTGACTGGATGGAAATGGAAAAAGAGCGTGGAATTTCAATTACATCCTCTGTAATGTCTTTTCCATATAACGAACGTGCCATGCACCTTCTTGATACTCCAGGCCACAAGGATTTCTCTGAAGATACATACCGTACACTTACGGCAGTTGAGAGTGTTCTTATGATGATTGACTCTGCCAAGGGTGTTGAAACTCAGACTAAGAAATTAATGGAAGTTTGTCGTATGCGCGACACTCCGATCGTTTCTTTCTGTAATAAATTTGACCGCGATGCACTTGATCCATTTGAATTAATTGATGATGTCGAAAAAACATGTTCAATTCAATGTGTCCCGATGACATGGCCTATTGGCTCAGGTGTCGACTTCAAAGGTGTGTACGACCTTAGAAATAAAACGATCATGAGTTTTAAAGACGCTGAAGACCCATTTAGCCCAAAGATCATAGATGCCAGTGACTTAAGTGCATCTCATATTAAAGAATTTGTTGGAGAGGCCCTTTTAGAAAAACTCGAAGAAGACCTCATGATGATTAGTGAACTTATGCCAGAGTTCAATGAAGAAGAGTTTCTTGCTGGTATAATGACTCCAATGTACTTTGGTTCAGCACTTAATAACTTTGGAGTAAAAGAGGTACTCGATACTTTTTCAAGGTATGCACCAGGGCCTGGAAAACGAGAAGTAATCACTGCCCCAATTGAAAATGGCGAAACCCGTAGTGTTGACCCTAGCGAGAAAAAATTTAGTGGTTTTGTTTTTAAAATTCAGGCCAATATGGATAAGAAGCATCGTGACCGCGTGGCCTTTATTCGCGTTTGCTCAGGGCGTTTTGAAAGAGGACAAAAAGTTACTCTAGCAAGAACAGGCAAAGAAATAAAAATTGCAACACCACTCATCTTTCAAGCTCAGGATCGTGAGATCACAGAGTACGCTATCCCAGGTGATATTATTGGTATCCATGACTCAGGAAAACTACAAATTGGAGATACCTTCACTGAAGGTGAGATTATGCAATTTACAGGCATACCAAGCTTTGCGCCAGAGTTATTTAAACGAGTACTTCTAAAAGATCCAATGAAAGGAAAGCAACTCGACAAAGGCCTACAACAACTTTCAGAAGAAGGTTCAGTTCAGCTATTTAGACGTCACAACTCTACTGAAAAAATTCTTGGTGCCGTTGGAGCTCTTCAGTTTGAAGTTGTCCAACGTCGTCTTGAAGATGAATATAATGTAAAAGGTGAATACGAAGGTTTTCCATATAACGGAATTAGATGGATAAAATTCCCGAGTGAAAAGATTAAGGATGAGTTCATCTCACGTTATAGTGCTAATATCGCCTTTGATATTAAAGATCGTCCGTGCTTTATTTACCGTACAGAGTGGGATTTAAAACTTGCGACGGAAAAATTTGAGGATGTAGAGTTTTTTAAGACAAATGATTTCAAATAG
- a CDS encoding arylsulfatase has translation MKGLKSLIGLVCVGAVTISTHAAKKPNFLIIWGDDIGVENISAYSHGIMGYKTPNIDRIAKEGMMFTDYYAEQSCTAGRSAFITGQATLRTGLSKVGLPGAKAGLQDRDITIAEVLKTQGYVTGQFGKNHLGDRDEFLPTRHGFDEFYGNLYHLNAEEEPEDPDYPKDKAFKKKFGPRGVLHSFADGKVKDTGPLTKKRMETVDEDIVNRSIKFITNAAKKKKPFFVWVNTTGMHYRTHPRPEAKGLSGQGDYNDVFVQHDMYVGRLLDSLEKNKVKDNTFVMYSTDNGVHYNTWPDAGITKFRSEKNTNWEGAYRVPALVMFPGKIKAGEVSNEIVSSLDWMPTIATWAGVKNLKKDLLKGKRIGKKKAKLHLDGYDLSRYLEGKQKKSPRKEFIYLDDQGVPVAVRMGDWKVVFSEQRAKTMALWAEPFVDLRVSKVFNLRRDPYERADQNSNTYWDWMQYKAAYVYMAMDVTAKFLDTFKKYPASQTADSWSMKDITKNILQHNKKK, from the coding sequence ATGAAAGGTTTAAAGTCTTTAATTGGTCTTGTTTGTGTAGGTGCTGTTACAATTAGTACTCATGCTGCGAAGAAACCAAATTTTTTGATTATCTGGGGTGATGATATTGGTGTTGAAAATATATCAGCCTACAGCCATGGTATCATGGGGTACAAGACTCCAAATATCGATCGTATAGCCAAAGAAGGGATGATGTTCACAGACTATTATGCTGAACAATCATGTACGGCAGGCCGTTCGGCCTTTATTACTGGTCAAGCAACTCTAAGAACAGGGCTTTCTAAAGTAGGTCTACCTGGTGCTAAAGCAGGTCTACAAGATCGAGATATTACAATCGCAGAAGTTCTAAAGACGCAAGGCTATGTTACCGGTCAATTTGGTAAGAATCACCTTGGAGATCGTGATGAATTTCTTCCAACAAGACATGGATTTGATGAATTCTATGGAAACCTTTATCACCTAAATGCCGAAGAAGAGCCAGAAGATCCAGACTATCCAAAAGATAAGGCATTCAAAAAGAAATTTGGTCCACGTGGAGTTCTCCATTCATTTGCTGATGGAAAAGTAAAGGATACTGGTCCTCTCACCAAAAAGAGAATGGAAACGGTTGATGAGGATATCGTTAATCGTTCGATTAAATTTATCACAAATGCTGCTAAGAAAAAGAAGCCATTCTTTGTTTGGGTTAATACAACTGGTATGCATTATCGTACACATCCACGTCCTGAAGCTAAAGGTCTTTCTGGGCAAGGTGATTATAACGATGTATTTGTTCAGCACGATATGTACGTTGGCCGTTTACTAGATTCACTAGAGAAGAATAAAGTAAAGGATAATACTTTTGTTATGTACTCAACTGACAATGGAGTTCATTACAATACCTGGCCAGATGCTGGTATTACAAAGTTTAGATCAGAAAAGAATACGAACTGGGAAGGAGCATACCGAGTTCCGGCCCTTGTAATGTTCCCAGGTAAAATCAAGGCCGGAGAAGTTTCAAATGAAATCGTATCGAGTCTTGATTGGATGCCAACAATTGCGACATGGGCCGGTGTTAAAAACCTAAAGAAAGATCTACTCAAAGGTAAGAGAATCGGCAAGAAGAAAGCTAAGCTTCATCTTGATGGATATGATTTATCAAGATACCTCGAAGGTAAGCAGAAGAAATCGCCTCGTAAAGAGTTTATCTACTTAGATGATCAAGGGGTCCCTGTTGCAGTTCGTATGGGGGATTGGAAAGTGGTCTTTTCTGAACAAAGAGCAAAGACAATGGCCCTTTGGGCAGAGCCTTTTGTTGACCTTCGCGTTTCTAAAGTATTTAACCTTCGTCGTGATCCTTATGAGAGAGCAGACCAGAATTCTAATACATACTGGGACTGGATGCAGTATAAAGCGGCCTACGTGTATATGGCCATGGATGTTACAGCTAAGTTCCTCGATACGTTTAAGAAATATCCAGCAAGTCAAACTGCTGACTCGTGGAGCATGAAGGATATTACAAAAAATATTCTTCAACATAATAAAAAGAAATAA
- a CDS encoding VWA domain-containing protein, protein MISFDYPMLFLIVVLPIFVHFLIRPFQIRQTSVRVSFFNIVAQSFSDKQSLHNIRKRKTIQTSLLIVSWVLFCVALARPVMSGKEIVKNISSKSFYIALDLSGSMNFEDTQSGQTRLDVAKKNIVKFINERKDDYLGLVVFGDSAYLQAPLTNDRESLISLVNQSKVGMAGLSTHLGDAIGLGIKRFRGLKMKERVLVLLTDGNDTGSDIRPIDAAKIARSENIKIYVLGYGDPKTVGENSLDTNTLKEISRLTNGRFYLPSDEKQLEQAFKDISSIEVQEMTRLTFLPKYDLFFIPIVIILLIYLMTILIILIRRFLLQRSANV, encoded by the coding sequence ATGATTAGTTTTGATTATCCTATGCTCTTCTTAATTGTAGTACTTCCTATTTTTGTGCACTTTCTGATAAGGCCATTTCAGATACGTCAAACATCAGTACGTGTTTCTTTTTTTAATATTGTTGCTCAGTCATTTAGCGATAAACAAAGCTTACATAATATTAGAAAAAGAAAAACTATTCAAACCTCATTATTGATTGTGTCTTGGGTTTTATTTTGTGTTGCTCTTGCAAGACCAGTGATGAGCGGGAAGGAAATTGTTAAAAATATCTCGTCTAAAAGCTTTTATATTGCTCTTGATTTATCTGGCTCAATGAATTTTGAAGATACTCAAAGTGGTCAGACAAGGCTAGATGTTGCTAAAAAGAATATTGTTAAATTTATTAATGAAAGAAAGGACGATTATTTAGGTCTTGTCGTGTTTGGAGACTCTGCCTATCTACAAGCTCCATTGACAAATGATAGAGAGTCCTTGATCTCACTCGTTAATCAATCTAAAGTTGGTATGGCCGGGCTAAGTACTCATTTAGGAGATGCTATAGGGTTAGGGATAAAACGTTTTCGTGGATTAAAGATGAAAGAACGTGTTCTCGTATTACTAACGGATGGTAACGATACCGGAAGTGATATTCGTCCAATTGATGCTGCTAAGATTGCTCGAAGTGAAAATATTAAGATCTATGTCTTGGGCTATGGTGATCCTAAGACAGTAGGTGAAAATAGCCTTGATACTAATACGCTAAAAGAAATTTCTCGACTTACCAATGGACGTTTTTACTTGCCTAGCGATGAAAAACAGCTTGAACAGGCATTTAAAGATATTAGCTCAATTGAAGTACAAGAGATGACGAGATTAACGTTTCTGCCAAAGTATGATCTCTTCTTTATCCCAATTGTTATAATATTATTAATCTATTTGATGACTATTCTTATTATTCTTATCCGCCGCTTTCTTTTACAAAGGAGCGCAAATGTATGA
- a CDS encoding DUF58 domain-containing protein — protein MIQQNSIYISKNYLMGLKSKAVNFRTFVDRPIRNNFVGRFSSKVKGQGLIFEEMDNYRLGDDIRNMNWRLSQKLSRPIVKRFTEDKERPVYLVVDQSSTMFFGSTYKLKSVVACELATISYWSVVGNQDPVGAFLISNDGHTFIKATKSTNKSMAILSELEAANRKLDLNCLSNKVVFVEEALKRLRHEVSQNSLIIFISDFLEFNEEAFSQLKMLASKHELVIGHIVDQNEERLPAVSNFVISNSKREISINSRDQKLRNKYKENWDGHVNRLYEICRKLSFPIFTINTHEDIFTQLKQRRFHE, from the coding sequence ATGATTCAACAAAACTCGATTTATATTTCTAAGAACTACCTTATGGGACTTAAGTCTAAGGCCGTTAATTTTCGTACTTTTGTCGATCGACCAATTCGCAATAATTTTGTCGGCCGTTTTAGCTCTAAAGTCAAAGGACAAGGTTTGATCTTTGAAGAGATGGATAATTATCGACTAGGTGACGATATTAGAAATATGAACTGGAGGCTTAGTCAAAAGCTTTCTCGGCCAATAGTAAAACGATTTACTGAAGATAAGGAGCGACCTGTCTACCTTGTAGTGGATCAGAGTTCGACTATGTTCTTTGGTTCTACCTATAAATTGAAATCTGTTGTCGCCTGTGAATTGGCGACGATTTCATACTGGAGTGTTGTGGGAAATCAAGATCCCGTTGGTGCGTTTCTTATATCTAATGATGGACATACTTTTATTAAAGCTACAAAATCAACAAATAAGTCGATGGCCATTCTAAGTGAACTTGAGGCCGCGAATCGAAAGCTTGATCTTAACTGCTTGTCAAATAAAGTAGTATTTGTAGAAGAAGCGCTTAAGAGGCTTAGGCATGAAGTAAGTCAAAACTCGTTAATCATCTTTATTTCTGATTTCTTAGAATTTAACGAAGAAGCATTTTCTCAGTTAAAAATGCTTGCGAGTAAGCATGAGTTAGTCATAGGTCATATTGTTGATCAAAATGAAGAGAGGCTTCCCGCCGTCAGTAATTTTGTAATTTCTAATAGCAAGAGAGAGATCTCAATTAATTCTAGAGATCAGAAATTAAGAAATAAATATAAAGAGAATTGGGATGGCCATGTCAATAGACTTTACGAAATATGTCGTAAGTTATCATTTCCTATTTTTACCATTAATACTCATGAAGATATTTTTACTCAATTAAAACAGAGGCGCTTTCATGAGTAA